A window of Longimicrobium sp. genomic DNA:
GCCGCCGTCCGCTACAACCTTGGAACGGCGCTGCTGCGGTTGGGACGCCACGATGAGGGCCGCGCGCACCTGGAGGCTGCGGGCCGCGCACGGGCGCCGCGCCCGCCGCTTCCCTTCCGCGCAGCCTTCAACGCGGGGAATGCTGACCTGGCCCCGGTCGCCGCCGGCCAGGTGCCTGACGATGAGCGGATCTCGAGACTGACGCGTGCCGTCGGCGCCTACCGCCGCGCCCTGCTGGCGGACCCCACTGACGCGGACGCGAAGTGGAACCTGGAGCTGGCGCAGCGGCTGCTGCAGCGAGAGAGCGGGGGCGGAGCGAACGACGACGAGAACGACGATCCGCAGCCGCAGGGCGGGGGCGGAGGCGAGCAGCCCTCACCCGCCGCGCCGACGCCG
This region includes:
- a CDS encoding CDC27 family protein, producing MTPRLLTIFVLLAIGGGAVAEGNRHYRAGDYRRAAEAYSRAMADGDSSAAVRYNLGTALLRLGRHDEGRAHLEAAGRARAPRPPLPFRAAFNAGNADLAPVAAGQVPDDERISRLTRAVGAYRRALLADPTDADAKWNLELAQRLLQRESGGGANDDENDDPQPQGGGGGEQPSPAAPTPQPSPSAGEDGPMTPQQAQRILSGAEQREQGVQRRQLKKDQERLHGVRDW